A genomic segment from Aspergillus puulaauensis MK2 DNA, chromosome 1, nearly complete sequence encodes:
- a CDS encoding WD40 repeat domain-containing protein (COG:S;~EggNog:ENOG410PSJS;~InterPro:IPR015943,IPR001680,IPR011044,IPR017986;~go_function: GO:0005515 - protein binding [Evidence IEA]) encodes MAKQSKKRKHSQDDTGSKKNHPEIQPKPEWKPNYLHRDDQKLASIQLPSSAMNIALSPDDKFAAVVVGENEQAKLQIYCVKEFQLVETVQVGSDQVFGLSFAPSLPHNNGYMVGVSKTCEGAMLWYFDHRGRLRDPADVSQAVDRNGLYERLGQDISSILTEYHNAKETDKTREFPDGVTNTLRTVFDLGQKEHKMPYPLGGDRVVFSPDGTFLITAVMYDPLSTSNGAPLVLWDLRTREIRHNIPCVSNKIWWIAISPDSRLIAFGESDDSVQIWDSQTGRFNDPPNLRGMLIRHGVFSPGSSHIALINHPDDSKASVHVHSLTGGKRVSSLRHVARCSEPISWNHDGTLLAILREKGGISLWDPSANQRPTRMDWSVPNYNPAYPDSIQFIDQGRKLMLVSASGTTDVYDMLSLTLYRFPGETGTIRNALCARDGSFLAVTEGRVLTFWGLR; translated from the coding sequence ATGGCGAAGCagagcaagaagagaaagcacTCGCAGGACGACACCGGCTCCAAAAAGAACCATCCGGAGATCCAACCGAAACCAGAATGGAAACCCAACTATCTTCACCGAGACGACCAGAAGCTCGCCAGTATCCAGCTCCCCAGTTCTGCTATGAATATCGCCTTGAGCCCTGACGATAAGTTCGCTGCGGTGGTCGTCGGGGAAAACGAACAAGCGAAGCTCCAGATCTACTGTGTCAAGGAATTCCAACTTGTTGAAACCGTTCAGGTCGGGTCGGACCAAGTCTTTGGGCTTTCCTTTGCGCCAAGCTTGCCACACAATAACGGATACATGGTTGGAGTGTCAAAGACATGCGAGGGTGCTATGCTCTGGTATTTTGACCACCGCGGAAGACTGCGAGACCCAGCGGACGTCAGCCAAGCTGTCGATAGGAATGGGTTATACGAACGACTAGGTCAAGATATCTCCTCAATTCTGACGGAGTATCACAATGCAAAGGAGACGGATAAAACGCGTGAGTTCCCAGACGGGGTCACAAACACGCTGCGCACAGTGTTCGACCTGGGGCAGAAGGAACACAAGATGCCGTATCCACTGGGTGGCGACCGGGTGGTATTCAGTCCCGATGGCACCTTCTTGATCACAGCTGTGATGTACGACCCCCTCTCGACTTCGAACGGCGCACCCCTAGTGTTATGGGACCTGCGGACGCGGGAGATTCGCCACAACATCCCCTGCGTTTCGAACAAGATCTGGTGGATCGCCATAAGCCCGGATTCACGGCTGATAGCGTTCGGAGAAAGCGACGACTCTGTTCAAATCTGGGATTCGCAGACAGGCCGCTTCAATGATCCACCGAATCTACGCGGAATGCTCATCCGGCACGGAGTGTTCTCGCCTGGTTCGTCGCACATTGCGCTGATCAACCACCCTGACGATTCCAAAGCATCGGTCCATGTCCACAGCCTTACGGGCGGGAAACGCGTCTCTTCACTGCGGCATGTCGCGAGATGCTCCGAGCCTATTTCTTGGAACCACGACGGTACTCTGTTGGCGATACTCCGTGAAAAAGGTGGGATATCGCTGTGGGATCCCAGCGCAAACCAGAGACCAACGAGGATGGACTGGTCTGTGCCTAATTACAACCCTGCATATCCCGATTCCATTCAGTTCATCGATCAagggaggaagttgatgtTGGTCTCCGCTTCCGGGACGACTGACGTTTATGATATGTTGTCTCTTACCTTGTACAGATTCCCTGGTGAGACGGGTACCATTCGCAATGCGCTTTGTGCCAGGGATGGCTCTTTTTTGGCCGTAACGGAAGGGAGAGTATTGACGTTTTGGGGACTCAGGTGA
- a CDS encoding uncharacterized protein (COG:S;~EggNog:ENOG410PZ1N;~TransMembrane:1 (o333-350i)) has product MVWQWVEPNCCADSDSISIPRVSAARRNQYKIFCINNQLIVFIMPTASTTLGWTLANWGSAPATWTRSSSCSQPSHIYYADNDVPSIPAMFESCPATTLDDCGPRPTNSDLVDDFLSDQRNIPYWSPGVRCPSGWTSVGAASRPSDGQVSTTGIFTIDALPTGSWNDNDPIALGVQGALGALLDPSETAIACCPSSMSVGRNGLCYSTLPSHSISTACFADFGGQDPDLEGVSTTFVLFGVTHTGDILVPTTTAPRTPTHTTTRTLSARETDELVAATMAGPIYLVHRARDGNGSDSNGNDNSNDNDDDSGSSNSDNDSSNGDSGQDNGASRLAMAGVLGLSLLAGMALVPW; this is encoded by the exons ATGGTTTGGCAGTGGGTAGAGCCCAATTGTTGTGCGGACTCCGATAGTATAAGTATACCGCGTGTATCCGCAGCCAGGAGAAACCAATACAAGATATTCTGTATCAACAATCAATTAATTGTCTTCATCATGCCGACTGCAAGCACAACTCTTGGATGGACTCTGGCCAACTGGGGCTCGGCCCCGGCCACCTGGACACGCTCGTCCTCatgcagccagcccagccataTCTACTACGCAGACAACGACGTCCCCTCTATCCCCGCCATGTTTGAGTCGTGCCCTGCTACGACTCTAGATGATTGTGGACCACGGCCAACTAATTCAGACCTGGTCGACGACTTTCTCAGCGACCAGCGCAATATCCCCTACTGGTCCCCGGGGGTCCGATGTCCTTCAGGGTGGACATCTGTCGGGGCTGCCTCGCGCCCAAGCGATGGACAAGTATCCACGACTGGCATCTTCACCATAGACGCACTACCAACCGGTAGCTGGAATGACAATGACCCCATTGCGCTGGGTGTTCAAGGTGCCCTTGGCGCACTCCTCGATCCCAGCGAGACTGCAATCGCGTGTTGTCCAAG TTCAATGTCCGTCGGCAGAAACGGGCTCTGCTACTCGACGCTCCCTTCGCACAGCATATCGACAGCCTGCTTCGCCGACTTTGGCGGACAAGACCCCGATCTGGAGGGCGTCAGCACGACATTCGTTCTGTTCGGCGTCACCCATACTGGCGATATCCTTGTACCCACGACGACTGCCCCAAGAACACCGACTCACACGACGACTCGGACTCTGAGTGCCCGCGAGActgatgagctggtcgcTGCGACTATGGCGGGGCCGATTTATCTAGTGCACCGGGCGAGGGATGGGAATGGCTCTGATTCGAATGGGAATGACAATAGCAATGATAATGACGATGACAGTGGATCGTCGAACTCGGATAATGACTCGTCAAATGGCGATTCCGGCCAGGACAATGGGGCGtcgaggctggcgatggCTGGGGTTCTGGGGCTTTCTCTGCTTGCTGGGATGGCGCTTGTGCCGTGGTAG
- a CDS encoding flavin reductase family protein (COG:S;~EggNog:ENOG410PWN7;~InterPro:IPR012349,IPR002563;~PFAM:PF01613;~go_function: GO:0010181 - FMN binding [Evidence IEA]) gives MPRKRKASSITESPSSSTMYAQDNATKSAFEPYPPSKVYRLIEPGPVLLVSTGSLAESTHNLMTIGFHMMLQHDSPPLINACIGPWNTSFEALKKSGECVLAIPDARIAQKVVDIGNCDSDEVDKWEAFGMDALPAAVVKAPLVSAGDEGIIANVECVVVDRSMVKKYGMWVLKAVKAWVSPGFRESGRTLHHRGDGTFSVDGEVLDLKERMIKWKEFQD, from the coding sequence ATGCCACGCAAACGCAAAGCGTCCAGCATCACCGAGagcccatcatcatcaacgatgTACGCGCAGGACAACGCCACCAAATCTGCATTCGAACCATACCCACCATCAAAGGTCTACCGCCTCATAGAACCAGGAcctgtcctcctcgtctcaACAGGCTCTCTCGCAGAATCAACCCACAACCTCATGACGATTGGCTTCCACATGATGCTGCAGCACGACTCCCCGCCGCTAATCAACGCCTGCATTGGGCCCTGGAATACAAGTTTCGAGGCCCTCAAGAAAAGCGGAGAATGCGTGCTCGCTATCCCAGATGCGCGCATCGCGCAGAAAGTCGTGGACATCGGGAACTGTGATAGCGATGAGGTGGATAAGTGGGAGGCCTTTGGGATGGATGCGCTTCCTGCAGCTGTAGTGAAAGCGCCCCTCGTCAGTGCAGGTGATGAGGGGATTATTGCGAATGTGGAGTGTGTGGTTGTGGATAGGAGTATGGTCAAGAAGTACGGGATGTGGGTTCTTAAGGCTGTGAAGGCCTGGGTGAGCCCAGGGTTTAGGGAAAGTGGGAGAACGCTTCATCATCGCGGAGATGGGACGTTTTCtgtggatggggaggtgcTGGATTTGAAAGAGAGAATGATTAAATGGAAAGAATTCCAAGATTGA
- a CDS encoding putative C6 transcription factor (COG:K;~EggNog:ENOG410PIN0;~InterPro:IPR036864,IPR007219,IPR001138;~PFAM:PF00172;~go_function: GO:0000981 - DNA-binding transcription factor activity, RNA polymerase II-specific [Evidence IEA];~go_function: GO:0003677 - DNA binding [Evidence IEA];~go_function: GO:0008270 - zinc ion binding [Evidence IEA];~go_process: GO:0006351 - transcription, DNA-templated [Evidence IEA];~go_process: GO:0006355 - regulation of transcription, DNA-templated [Evidence IEA]) has translation MSQKATPTNRRVSLACVPCRSKHLRCDATTPVCARCRSEGLQCVYAKSRRGGRRARHPQPEPQLPSDNSLSAQRPIPNTSAPPIAPCPAALTDDDRSTSRNSNSNSNSDALSDSSLPEQFIARYYSFFHFAHPCVLPQWALKRRLANDPQPLQALVAVLQYIGSVYAKSALAASLKVEAEQAISTLATNGNGSGSAMFTGFDVQAVLLFSIAIYWGNEPEKSMTLLDRAIAMALQLGMPSKEFACSNGDNDPLLEECWRRTWWQIYMTDAHIAGSTSTYPFRTSGMDMSVDLPCDEDAYESGKIPTPRTLQDYDMREFLDDDERMFSSYAELVGLTRGLDLALATRQGMTITNAPTICANADAAVTAWRSLLHPSKKEIVREDGTVDELLFKASIIIQTYIVDIHRQLSTLAYSPIEAIAHCSPPPPPESLRGCNSPQCQLHTAKVLRAIDQFDDLLTLPTNITTHTPFIICMISNLVIAHLAACRFHYTGQPLKLARERVRLSMGALKVLGEYWPMGQRTYKEVGIIAREILGLKEQSSKQGVDGEASQESVSETSPGSGFVPRSEPEPEPDFGPAFEAHMPDVSVFMDQPSFADIQLLDTNFDFCGLFDMNVPSMAAV, from the exons ATGAGCCAAAAGGCCACTCCGACAAACCGCCGGGTCTCGCTGGCCTGCGTGCCCTGCCGCTCCAAGCACTTACGCTGCgacgcaacaaccccagTCTGCGCCCGCTGTCGCTCCGAAGGCCTACAATGCGTCTACGCCAAATCTCGTCGCGGCGGCCGACGGGCGCGACACCCTCAACCTGAACCTCAACTTCCCTCAGATAACTCGCTTTCAGCCCAGCGACCGATCCCAAATACTTCAGCCCCGCCCATTGCGCCCTGCCCCGCCGCTCTAACAGATGATGACCGCAGCACCTCGcggaacagcaacagcaacagcaacagcgacgCCCTCAGTGACTCATCGCTCCCAGAGCAGTTCATCGCGCGATACTATTCCTTCTTCCATTTCGCGCACCCCTGCGTTCTCCCGCAGTGGGCGCTGAAACGGCGTCTTGCGAACGACCCCCAGCCGCTGCAagccctcgtcgccgtcttgcaGTATATCGGCTCGGTGTACGCGAAGTCGGCATTAGCTGCGTCGCTAAAGGTTGAGGCAGAACAGGCCATCTCTACTCTAGCAACGAATGGAaatggcagtggcagtgccATGTTTACCGGGTTCGACGTCCAGGCGGTTTTACTCTTCTCGATCGCGATCTACTGGGGCAATGAGCCGGAGAAGTCCATGACTTTGCTCGATCGAGCGATTGCGATGGCTCTGCAGCTGGGTATGCCATCTAAGGAGTTTGCCTGTAGTAATGGCGACAATGACCCGCTGCTGGAGGAGTGCTGGCGCCGGACCTGGTGGCAGATTTATATGACCGATGCGCATATTGCAGGCAGCACGAGCACTTATCCCTTCCGGACGAGTGGGATGGATATGAGTGTTGATTTGCCTTGTGATGAGGATGCGTATGAGAGTGGT AAAATACCTACTCCGCGAACACTCCAGGACTACGATATGAGGGAGTTCCTAGACGACGACGAGCGCATGTTCTCCTCGTATGCTGAACTCGTTGGTCTAACGCGCGGACTCGATCTCGCGCTCGCAACGCGCCAGGGCATGACTATCACCAATGCCCCGACGATATGCGCCAACGCTGATGCCGCTGTGACGGCGTGGCGCTCGCTACTGCACCCTTCGAAGAAGGAGATCGTGCGGGAGGATGGGACTGTCGACGAACTCCTCTTCAaagccagcatcatcatccagAC CTACATCGTCGACATCCACCGCCAACTCTCAACGCTCGCATACAGTCCAATAGAAGCAATAGCGCACTGCTCACCCccgccaccaccagaaaGTCTACGCGGGTGCAACTCGCCCCAGTGCCAGCTACACACAGCCAAAGTCCTGCGCGCAATTGACCAGTTCGACGACCTGCTTACGCTGCCGACGAATATCACCACCCACACCCCGTTCATCATCTGCATGATCTCGAACCTGGTCATCGCGCATCTCGCGGCGTGTCGATTCCATTACACCGGGCAGCCGCTGAAACTCGCCCGCGAACGCGTGCGGTTGAGTATGGGCGCGTTGAAGGTTCTGGGGGAGTATTGGCCCATGGGGCAGCGGACGTATAAGGAGGTAGGGATTATCGCGAGGGAGATTCTGGGATTGAAGGAGCAGAGTAGTAAACAGGGTGTGGATGGAGAAGCGAGCCAGGAGTCAGTGAGCGAGACGAGtcctggatctggattcGTCCCTAGATctgagccagagccagagcctgACTTCGGGCCTGCATTTGAGGCGCATATGCCTGATGTCTCGGTGTTTATGGATCAGCCGTCGTTTGCGGATATCCAGCTGCTGGATACGAATTTTGACTTCTGTGGGCTGTTTGATATGAATGTGCCTTCTATGGCTGCTGTCTAG
- a CDS encoding uncharacterized protein (COG:S;~EggNog:ENOG410Q071;~SECRETED:SignalP(1-20);~TransMembrane:1 (n4-15c20/21o150-172i)) — protein MKGFLSLIFLLLSVTTSVSAWALTWTNSKGKSYVEQGHSPVNCRKIEQAKSEEYRWSPEEDGLSIWLFENDQCEGSRAGYSPPSQWEHISSRELLSFRVALADANENPTSTSTPTPTPTSTSTQTESATATASATPTGEPSGGSSVNSGAVAGGVVGGVAGAVAIGGLFFYLGRRKRSPKADPEPRESGPDNGNSTSRPSPPSPSAPPSAPAVPPSAVAGYSHYDASSYERKMELDSAPVYQSVGGGHHDETAKHSYSPLETSTPAHYPPARIISELPGDAGMVEMSDSHRLQELEARGTKMG, from the coding sequence ATGAAGGGCTTTCTCTCGCTGATATTTTTGCTCCTCAGTGTCACCACCTCAGTCTCCGCCTGGGCCCTAACGTGGACCAACTCGAAGGGCAAATCGTACGTCGAGCAAGGTCACAGCCCCGTCAATTGTAGAAAGATTGAGCAGGCGAAGAGCGAGGAATACCGATGGagcccagaagaagacgggCTCTCTATCTGGCTGTTCGAGAACGACCAATGTGAAGGCTCCCGAGCAGGATACTCACCACCTTCACAATGGGAGCATATCTCAAGTCGAGAGCTCCTTTCATTTCGCGTTGCCTTGGCCGACGCCAACGAGAACCCTACCAGCACCTCCACTCCCACGCCGACGCCCACATCAACGTCCACTCAGACCGAATCTGCtacagcaacagcatccGCAACCCCCACTGGCGAGCCCTCAGGCGGCTCATCTGTCAATTCTGGTGCAGTTGCAGGTGGCGTAGTCGGTGGTGTTGCCGGCGCTGTGGCAATTGGCGGCCTCTTCTTTTACCTAGGCCGTCGCAAACGCTCACCCAAAGCCGATCCTGAGCCTCGAGAATCCGGTCCAGATAACGGAAATTCTACATCTAGACCTAGTCCTCCATCACCTTCCGCGCCGCCATCCGCACCAGCAGTGCCTCCATCCGCTGTGGCAGGGTACTCGCATTACGACGCATCTTCGTACGAAAGAAAAATGGAACTGGACTCGGCGCCCGTATATCAGTCAGTTGGCGGGGGGCACCACGACGAAACTGCGAAGCACTCTTATTCCCCTCTTGAAACGTCAACGCCGGCCCATTATCCACCTGCTCGCATTATCTCTGAACTTCCGGGTGATGCGGGAATGGTCGAGATGAGCGATAGCCATAggctgcaggagctggaagctAGGGGGACCAAGATGGGGTGA
- the HEM3_1 gene encoding porphobilinogen deaminase (BUSCO:EOG09262YP5;~COG:H;~EggNog:ENOG410PHQP;~InterPro:IPR000860,IPR036803,IPR022419,IPR022418, IPR022417;~PFAM:PF03900,PF01379;~go_function: GO:0004418 - hydroxymethylbilane synthase activity [Evidence IEA];~go_process: GO:0018160 - peptidyl-pyrromethane cofactor linkage [Evidence IEA];~go_process: GO:0033014 - tetrapyrrole biosynthetic process [Evidence IEA]) yields the protein MVDSDTTSLRIGTRRSNLAVVQAERIRESLRRIAPDRTYEIETLHTLGDKDKSTELYNFGAKNLWTSELEEKLTSGDLDVIVHCLKDLPTRLPDSCDLAAIPLRDDPRDALIVKSGLPYTSLQTLPGGAVVGTSSVRRSAQLRRLYPHLRFANLRGNVETRLAKVDNPESEYTCMVMSAAGLERIGLQHRITQYMGSKDGGILHAVGQGALGLEIRRGDTRTLEFLNQLSDRKSTLACLAERALLRTLEGGCTVPIGVETEWVDDAQGLLKISAIVVSLDGTETVQDTIEATIRNEEEATALGDELASRLVKQGAGSILAAINADRPPKG from the exons ATGGTTGACAGTGACACCACTTCGCTGCGTATCGGCACTCGTCGATCAAACCTGGCCGTCGTCCAGGCTGAAAGAATCCGCGAGAGCCTGCGCCGGATCGCCCCCGATCGGACCTACGAGATCGAAACTCTCCACACACTGGGCGACAAAGACAAGTCGACCGAGCTGTACAACTTCGGAGCAAAGAATCTATGGACATCTGAGCTTGAGGAGAAGCTGACCTCCGGTGATCTGGATGTCATCGTACACTGCCTCAAAG ACTTGCCCACCAGGCTCCCCGATTCCTGCGATCTTGCCGCCATCCCGCTCCGCGATGACCCCCGTGATGCCCTGATAGTCAAATCCGGCCTTCCCTATACAAGCTTGCAGACCCTACCCGGAGGCGCTGTCGTTGGTACGTCCTCCGTCCGACGCTCCGCACAGCTTCGCCGTCTCTACCCCCACCTCCGCTTCGCGAACCTCCGCGGCAACGTCGAAACCCGTCTGGCGAAAGTTGATAATCCCGAGAGCGAATATACCTGCATGGTTATGTCCGCCGCTGGTCTCGAACGCATTGGCTTGCAACATCGGATTACGCAGTACATGGGTTCGAAGGATGGCGGGATTCTACACGCCGTTGGTCAGGGTGCGTTAGGGCTGGAGATCCGCAGGGGAGATACTAGAACTTTGGAATTCCTGAATCAGTTGAGTGATCGAAAGTCTACCCTCGCCTGCCTTGCGGAGCGGGCTCTCCTCCGTACTTTGGAGGGAGGTTGCACCGTCCCCATCGGTGTTGAGACGGAGTGGGTTGATGATGCGCAAGGTCTGTTAAAGATTTCGGCCATCGTCGTTAGCCTTGACGGCACGGAAACCGTTCAGGATACCATTGAGGCAACAATACggaatgaggaggaggcaACCGCGCTCGGCGATGAATTGGCTTCACGACTTGTGAAACAGGGCGCAGGCTCGATCCTTGCTGCGATCAATGCCGATCGGCCGCCGAAGGGTTGA